A single region of the Vagococcus teuberi genome encodes:
- the abc-f gene encoding ribosomal protection-like ABC-F family protein, with translation MILLQANNVSRLFGDDVLFENIQLDIQDKSRIALVGRNGAGKSTLLKMLAGIEEPDTGLVTKTRDLTIGYLDQHTGFESDKTIWEEMVSVFDYVQEMEKNLRQLEKDIADPNIHDDEEKYQQVLKDYDKLQHEFNEMNGYGYESEIKSVLHGFRFDESYFDVPIQNLSGGQKTRLALARLLLEKPNLLILDEPTNHLDIDTLNWLEGYLQGYRGAILMVSHDRYFLDKIVNEVYDISRRKISHYKGNYSKFLEMKAERLEQEEKEYEKQQDKIAKLEDFVARNIVRASTTKRAQSRRKQLEKMEKLEKPLGDEKSAHFLFKINRTSGREVLTLDDVAVGYDDLILSEPINLALRKQEAIALVGPNGVGKSTLLKSIIGDIPFIKGTADIGHKVDIGYYDQEQGKLSGSQSVLEELWREHPTTPEKDIRTLLGSFLFSGEDAKKTINLLSGGEKARVALAKLAMQRDNFLILDEPTNHLDIDSKEVLENALIEYDGTLLFVSHDRYFINRIATGVLELSEEGSTYYHGNYDYYIEKKEEEEERNALLDGEQDNPTKHMTEVKLSYEESKERQKEQRKLERLVESLEVELQEMEEKIEAIQKEMEQPEVLEDHEQLLNLDKELKETYSKQETLLESWEHASLELEAF, from the coding sequence ATGATTTTATTACAAGCTAACAATGTCTCTAGATTATTTGGAGATGACGTATTATTTGAAAATATTCAATTAGATATACAAGATAAAAGTCGAATTGCGCTTGTTGGACGTAATGGTGCAGGGAAATCGACATTATTAAAAATGTTAGCTGGCATTGAGGAGCCAGATACAGGTTTAGTTACGAAAACAAGAGATTTAACAATTGGTTATTTAGATCAACATACTGGTTTTGAATCAGATAAAACAATTTGGGAAGAGATGGTTAGTGTCTTTGACTATGTTCAAGAGATGGAAAAAAACTTACGACAATTAGAAAAAGACATCGCCGATCCAAATATCCATGATGATGAAGAAAAATATCAACAAGTACTAAAAGATTACGATAAATTACAACATGAGTTTAATGAAATGAATGGTTATGGTTATGAGTCTGAAATAAAATCTGTTTTACATGGATTTCGTTTTGATGAAAGCTATTTTGATGTACCAATTCAAAATCTATCAGGTGGTCAAAAAACTCGTTTAGCATTGGCACGTTTGTTATTGGAAAAACCTAATCTACTCATTTTAGATGAGCCGACTAACCATTTAGATATTGATACATTAAATTGGTTAGAAGGGTATTTACAAGGCTATCGTGGGGCTATTTTGATGGTATCCCATGACCGTTATTTCTTAGATAAGATTGTGAATGAAGTATATGATATTAGTCGAAGAAAAATTAGTCATTATAAAGGTAATTATTCGAAGTTTTTAGAAATGAAAGCTGAGAGATTAGAACAAGAAGAAAAAGAATACGAAAAACAGCAGGATAAAATTGCAAAACTAGAGGACTTTGTGGCACGAAACATTGTACGCGCATCAACAACAAAACGAGCACAAAGTCGCCGCAAACAATTAGAAAAAATGGAAAAATTAGAGAAGCCCTTAGGTGACGAGAAATCAGCTCATTTTCTATTTAAAATCAATCGCACGTCAGGTAGAGAAGTGCTAACGCTGGATGATGTGGCAGTGGGGTATGATGATCTTATTTTGAGTGAACCTATTAATCTAGCTTTGCGTAAACAAGAAGCCATTGCTTTAGTTGGCCCAAACGGAGTTGGTAAATCGACATTATTAAAGAGTATTATCGGAGATATTCCATTTATTAAAGGAACAGCTGATATTGGCCATAAAGTAGATATTGGTTACTATGACCAAGAGCAAGGAAAACTTAGTGGAAGTCAAAGCGTGTTGGAAGAATTATGGCGTGAGCATCCAACGACACCTGAAAAAGATATTCGTACTTTATTAGGTAGCTTTTTATTTTCTGGAGAAGATGCTAAAAAAACGATTAATTTATTAAGTGGGGGAGAAAAAGCCCGTGTCGCATTAGCAAAATTAGCGATGCAACGTGATAACTTTTTAATTCTAGATGAGCCGACTAACCACTTAGATATAGATAGCAAAGAAGTATTAGAAAATGCCTTAATCGAATATGATGGCACATTGCTATTTGTTTCTCATGACCGCTACTTTATTAACCGAATCGCGACAGGTGTTTTGGAGTTGTCAGAAGAGGGTAGTACTTATTATCATGGAAATTATGATTACTACATCGAGAAAAAAGAAGAAGAAGAGGAACGTAACGCATTACTTGATGGCGAACAAGATAATCCAACGAAACACATGACAGAGGTTAAACTAAGTTACGAAGAATCAAAAGAAAGACAAAAAGAACAGCGTAAATTAGAGAGATTGGTTGAATCATTAGAAGTTGAGCTGCAAGAGATGGAAGAAAAAATCGAAGCAATTCAAAAAGAGATGGAACAACCAGAAGTGCTTGAAGATCACGAGCAACTCTTGAATTTAGATAAAGAATTGAAAGAAACTTATAGTAAACAAGAAACGTTATTAGAATCTTGGGAACATGCTTCCTTAGAGTTAGAGGCGTTTTAA
- a CDS encoding redox-sensing transcriptional repressor Rex, whose translation MKDTTIPKATAKRLPLYYRYLKFLFDSGKKKVSSTELSEAVKVDSATIRRDFSYFGELGKRGYGYDVESLMTFFAKTLNEDRLTNVALVGVGNLGHALLNYRFHQSDSIRISAAFDVKPDIVGRILDGVPIYDANDMVEQIRAQHIDVAILTVPPAHAQENADRLVEAGIKGIMNFTPIRINVPKDVQIQNVDLTNEMQTLIYFLSNYKED comes from the coding sequence ATGAAAGACACGACTATTCCAAAGGCAACTGCCAAAAGGTTACCTTTGTATTATCGATATTTGAAATTTTTATTTGATTCAGGAAAGAAAAAAGTCTCTTCAACTGAGTTAAGTGAGGCTGTGAAAGTTGACAGTGCGACGATTCGACGTGACTTTTCTTATTTTGGGGAATTAGGTAAACGTGGTTACGGGTATGACGTGGAAAGTTTAATGACTTTTTTTGCTAAAACGTTAAATGAAGATCGTTTAACAAATGTAGCTCTTGTCGGTGTTGGTAATTTAGGACACGCATTATTGAACTACCGTTTCCATCAAAGTGATAGTATTCGTATCAGTGCTGCATTTGATGTTAAACCTGATATTGTCGGTCGCATACTTGATGGCGTTCCTATCTATGATGCTAATGATATGGTTGAACAAATTCGTGCACAACATATTGATGTTGCCATTTTAACTGTCCCACCAGCACATGCACAAGAAAATGCTGACCGTCTAGTTGAAGCCGGAATCAAAGGCATTATGAATTTCACACCAATTCGTATCAACGTTCCAAAGGATGTGCAAATTCAAAATGTTGACCTAACAAATGAAATGCAAACATTAATCTACTTCTTATCTAACTACAAAGAAGACTAA
- a CDS encoding CPBP family intramembrane glutamic endopeptidase — MTLNQNMIYTSFLYLFLLNSHLFFSLNNNQTMLLYSVIVWLILVIYFKTSKKDTLTKSSSSIKKIAWWGVIGLLLSFMVQWGFLFITNMISPSLNRNTDISGQSTYLFLLVSILFNPIMEELVFRFSFVNWIGQKLPIWVGIVVSSLIFMLMHTSGNLMIYFGLGMVFSYIYKKSGSILTSILVHMVMNGIVIWLN; from the coding sequence ATGACATTGAATCAAAATATGATTTATACAAGTTTTCTATATTTATTTTTATTGAACAGTCATTTATTTTTTTCATTAAATAACAATCAAACTATGTTGCTTTATAGTGTCATAGTATGGTTAATTTTAGTTATTTATTTTAAAACGTCAAAAAAAGATACGTTAACAAAATCAAGTTCTTCTATAAAAAAGATAGCATGGTGGGGAGTTATAGGTCTGTTGTTAAGTTTTATGGTCCAATGGGGATTTTTATTTATCACTAATATGATTTCTCCAAGTTTAAATCGCAACACAGATATATCAGGTCAATCAACTTATTTATTTTTGCTTGTCTCTATTTTATTTAATCCTATCATGGAAGAATTAGTTTTTCGGTTTAGTTTTGTCAATTGGATTGGACAAAAATTACCGATTTGGGTGGGGATTGTAGTAAGTTCGCTGATTTTTATGTTGATGCACACAAGTGGGAACCTGATGATTTACTTTGGTTTGGGTATGGTTTTTTCATATATTTATAAAAAAAGTGGAAGTATTTTAACATCTATTCTGGTACATATGGTGATGAATGGGATAGTGATTTGGCTAAATTAA
- the groES gene encoding co-chaperone GroES — MEGYTLLKPLGDRVVIKVKEAEEKTASGLVLTSASKEKSQTGEVVAVGDGRTLENGTKLSVSVSVGQTVLFEKYAGQEVTDSGEDYLVLHDKDIIAIVE, encoded by the coding sequence ATGGAGGGATACACATTGTTAAAACCATTAGGAGATCGTGTTGTTATTAAAGTAAAAGAAGCGGAAGAAAAAACTGCCAGTGGACTAGTTTTAACATCAGCTTCAAAAGAAAAATCTCAAACTGGTGAGGTCGTTGCTGTTGGCGATGGTCGTACATTAGAAAATGGGACAAAATTATCCGTATCTGTAAGTGTTGGACAAACTGTCCTATTCGAAAAATACGCCGGACAAGAAGTAACTGACTCTGGTGAAGATTACTTAGTATTACACGACAAAGACATAATCGCAATTGTAGAATAA
- the groL gene encoding chaperonin GroEL (60 kDa chaperone family; promotes refolding of misfolded polypeptides especially under stressful conditions; forms two stacked rings of heptamers to form a barrel-shaped 14mer; ends can be capped by GroES; misfolded proteins enter the barrel where they are refolded when GroES binds) has protein sequence MAKDIKFSEDARSSMVRGVDTLANIVKVTLGPKGRNVVLDKSFGSPLITNDGVTIAKEVELEDRFENMGAQLVAEVASKTNDIAGDGTTTATVLTQAIVREGLKNVTAGANPIGIRRGIELATKKAVEELHAISKKIDSKESIAQVAAVSSGSEKIGELISEAMEKVGNDGVITIEESKGIETELDVVEGMQFDRGYLSQYMVTDNDKMEAVLENPYILITDKKISNIQDILPLLEQILQQGKPLLIIADDVDGEALPTLVLNKIRGTFNVAAVKAPGFGDRRKEMLQDIAALTGATVITEDLGLDLKDTTIDALGSASKVVIDKDNTTIVEGNGDKQAIENRVSLIRSQIAETTSDFDREKLQERLAKLAGGVAVIKVGAATETELKELKLRIEDALNATRAAVEEGIVAGGGTAFVNVLPKVAELDVTGDEKTGVNIVVRALEEPVRQIAENAGMEGSVVVDKLKQADAGVGYNAKDDTWVNMIDAGIVDPTKVSRSALQNAASVSALILTTEGVIADKPEPESAGMPGGMDPSMMGGMM, from the coding sequence ATGGCAAAAGATATTAAATTTTCTGAAGATGCTCGTAGCTCAATGGTACGTGGTGTTGATACATTAGCTAATATTGTGAAAGTAACATTAGGACCTAAAGGACGTAACGTTGTTTTAGATAAATCATTTGGTTCTCCATTAATTACAAATGATGGTGTGACGATCGCTAAAGAAGTTGAACTTGAAGATCGTTTTGAAAACATGGGTGCTCAATTGGTAGCTGAAGTAGCTTCTAAAACAAATGACATCGCAGGTGACGGAACAACGACTGCAACTGTTTTAACTCAAGCAATCGTTCGTGAAGGACTTAAAAATGTCACTGCGGGTGCAAACCCAATCGGCATTCGTCGTGGGATTGAATTAGCTACTAAAAAAGCTGTTGAAGAATTACATGCTATTTCTAAAAAAATTGACTCAAAAGAATCAATTGCACAAGTAGCTGCTGTTTCTTCTGGTAGTGAAAAAATTGGTGAATTAATCTCTGAAGCAATGGAAAAAGTTGGTAACGACGGCGTTATCACAATCGAAGAATCTAAAGGAATTGAAACTGAATTAGATGTTGTTGAAGGAATGCAATTTGACCGTGGTTACTTATCTCAATACATGGTAACTGACAACGATAAAATGGAAGCTGTTTTAGAAAATCCATATATCTTAATTACAGACAAAAAAATCTCTAATATCCAAGATATTTTACCTTTATTAGAACAAATCTTACAACAAGGTAAACCATTATTAATCATTGCTGATGATGTTGATGGCGAAGCTTTACCAACATTAGTATTAAACAAAATCCGCGGTACATTCAATGTGGCTGCTGTTAAAGCTCCTGGATTTGGTGACCGCCGTAAAGAAATGTTACAAGATATTGCTGCTTTAACTGGCGCAACTGTTATCACTGAAGATTTAGGCTTAGACTTAAAAGATACAACAATTGATGCGTTAGGTTCTGCAAGTAAAGTCGTTATCGACAAAGATAACACAACAATTGTTGAAGGAAATGGTGACAAACAAGCAATTGAAAACCGTGTATCATTAATCCGTTCTCAAATTGCTGAAACAACATCAGACTTTGACCGTGAAAAATTACAAGAACGCTTAGCTAAATTAGCTGGTGGTGTGGCTGTCATTAAAGTTGGTGCGGCTACTGAAACTGAATTAAAAGAATTAAAATTACGTATTGAAGATGCGTTAAACGCAACTCGCGCCGCTGTTGAAGAAGGGATTGTTGCTGGTGGTGGTACTGCATTTGTTAACGTATTACCAAAAGTAGCTGAACTTGATGTAACAGGTGACGAGAAAACTGGTGTGAACATTGTTGTCCGTGCTTTAGAAGAACCTGTTCGTCAAATCGCTGAAAATGCTGGTATGGAAGGCTCAGTTGTTGTTGATAAATTAAAACAAGCTGATGCAGGCGTTGGATACAATGCAAAAGATGATACTTGGGTTAACATGATTGATGCTGGTATCGTGGATCCAACTAAAGTATCACGTTCAGCTTTACAAAACGCTGCAAGTGTTTCTGCACTAATCTTAACAACTGAAGGCGTGATTGCTGACAAACCAGAACCAGAATCTGCCGGCATGCCTGGCGGTATGGATCCATCAATGATGGGCGGTATGATGTAA
- a CDS encoding MerR family transcriptional regulator: MYIGEFIQTFETTRETVRYYIEEGLLTPIKVNGNYFFTDLDISDFKNIRELRDMGLSIRVLKQIKKNKKDCGSKRQWEDNFQIINDELERVEKELEILAQQKKTLEAVSNQLQLVLDECSKKELENE; the protein is encoded by the coding sequence ATGTACATTGGAGAGTTTATCCAAACATTTGAGACAACTAGAGAAACAGTAAGATATTATATTGAAGAAGGATTACTCACACCAATAAAAGTAAATGGAAACTATTTTTTTACGGATTTAGATATATCTGATTTTAAAAATATTCGAGAATTACGCGACATGGGATTATCGATTCGAGTATTAAAGCAAATTAAGAAAAATAAAAAAGATTGTGGCAGTAAAAGACAGTGGGAGGACAATTTTCAAATCATTAATGATGAATTAGAGAGAGTAGAAAAGGAATTAGAAATCTTAGCCCAGCAAAAGAAAACGCTAGAGGCTGTTTCAAATCAGTTGCAGTTGGTACTAGATGAATGTAGTAAAAAAGAACTAGAAAATGAGTGA
- a CDS encoding HAAS domain-containing protein — protein sequence MKKNWFALISLIFFNLVVVMGFAIALYAIIASFWIIIGAFIISPILLVIANVTQLQDFSMFQSISSIFLCAIGLGLFPFMRKFTRLIITYSVNYIKYNKKMIYSVPL from the coding sequence ATGAAAAAGAATTGGTTTGCTTTAATAAGTTTAATTTTTTTTAATTTAGTTGTAGTAATGGGATTTGCGATAGCACTATATGCTATTATAGCTAGTTTTTGGATAATTATAGGAGCATTTATTATATCTCCTATCCTTTTAGTGATAGCCAATGTGACACAACTTCAAGATTTCTCTATGTTCCAATCTATTTCAAGTATTTTTCTTTGTGCAATAGGGTTAGGGCTTTTTCCTTTCATGAGAAAATTTACTCGATTAATTATCACCTACTCTGTAAACTACATTAAATATAATAAAAAAATGATATATAGTGTGCCACTATGA
- a CDS encoding alpha/beta fold hydrolase: MTKLVILHGLGQNEDDWEKVVEHIDVNSQIIPLFTAINKNSDVTIETIYPKISKKLDEITEPYYLCGLSLGGLLALMYTCKSTNRYLKGIIIASAIHKPIPKTINLFQSLLFTILPKKNFETIGLSKKQMIQLTSSINIDLTESLKRINLPSLILCGEKDTVNLKYAKQIHALIPSSDLSIVPNGKHELNKNSYLELSKAINYFIIKKESIY, encoded by the coding sequence ATGACAAAATTAGTTATTTTACATGGCTTAGGTCAAAACGAGGATGACTGGGAAAAAGTTGTGGAACATATTGATGTAAATAGTCAGATTATCCCCCTATTTACAGCAATAAACAAAAATTCGGATGTGACTATTGAAACCATCTATCCCAAAATATCAAAAAAGCTTGACGAAATAACAGAACCTTACTATCTATGTGGGTTATCATTAGGAGGTTTACTGGCACTGATGTATACTTGTAAGTCAACTAATCGTTACTTAAAAGGTATTATTATTGCTAGTGCTATACATAAGCCAATTCCTAAGACAATCAATTTATTCCAATCATTACTTTTTACGATTCTTCCAAAAAAAAATTTCGAAACAATTGGATTGTCTAAAAAACAAATGATTCAACTCACTTCATCTATTAATATTGACTTAACGGAGTCTTTAAAAAGAATTAACCTTCCTTCACTGATACTGTGTGGAGAAAAAGACACTGTTAATTTGAAATATGCTAAACAAATTCACGCACTCATTCCATCTTCTGACTTAAGTATTGTCCCAAATGGAAAACATGAACTAAATAAAAACTCTTACTTAGAGTTATCAAAAGCCATAAACTATTTTATAATTAAAAAAGAAAGCATCTATTAA
- a CDS encoding AIM24 family protein yields the protein MRGAVTEESAIKPEYTGKGLLVLEPTYKYIILLDVSQWDNSIVLDDGLFLACDSGLKHKAIMRSNISSAVAGNEGLFNLNIKGNGILCLESPTPHEELIEIELQDDVLKVDGNMAIAWSGSLDFTVERSGKSLMGSAVSGEGLVNVYRGSRKVLLAPVG from the coding sequence GTGAGAGGTGCTGTAACGGAAGAATCTGCGATTAAACCTGAATATACAGGTAAAGGATTACTAGTGCTTGAACCAACGTATAAATATATTATATTACTTGATGTATCACAGTGGGATAATTCAATTGTACTTGATGATGGCTTATTCTTAGCTTGTGACTCAGGATTAAAACATAAGGCAATCATGCGTTCAAATATTTCATCTGCTGTTGCAGGGAATGAAGGACTATTTAATTTAAACATTAAAGGAAATGGAATTCTTTGTTTAGAATCGCCAACACCTCATGAAGAATTGATTGAAATCGAATTACAAGATGATGTATTAAAAGTAGATGGTAATATGGCGATTGCTTGGAGTGGTTCTTTAGATTTTACTGTTGAGCGTTCAGGAAAAAGTTTGATGGGATCTGCCGTTTCAGGTGAAGGACTTGTCAATGTTTACCGAGGAAGTCGGAAAGTATTGTTAGCGCCAGTTGGATAA
- a CDS encoding YrvL family regulatory protein gives MTKLILAVIILIPLILIALIVSGALKLLGATYSHPGNLILFFVIYLAIDFLIDSIFHLVPKKDSILLMFCQNVISLMITDYFVASVSLPVQTIMLFSIFLILCEKSLDYMEKNS, from the coding sequence ATGACAAAATTGATTCTTGCTGTTATCATTCTAATTCCTTTAATTCTTATTGCTTTGATAGTTTCAGGAGCATTAAAACTACTTGGTGCCACCTATTCACATCCTGGTAACTTAATCTTATTTTTTGTTATTTATTTAGCCATTGATTTTTTGATAGATTCCATTTTTCATCTGGTGCCTAAAAAAGACTCTATCTTGTTGATGTTTTGTCAAAATGTCATCTCTTTAATGATCACTGATTATTTTGTCGCTTCTGTTTCTCTGCCAGTTCAGACGATTATGTTATTTTCTATTTTTTTAATTCTTTGTGAAAAATCCTTAGATTATATGGAGAAGAATAGTTAG
- a CDS encoding HIT family protein translates to MKWRENRIKSAQNGTNPMLIKEMTGGFLVFGDVQFLPGYCVLLPKREVNSLNNLSLEERESFLLDMSIVGDALLSVCGATRVNYDILGNTDNYLHAHIFPRYDWEEEERRKMPVWLYDKSNWRNPDTAYQEEKHGEIRSRIKNYLDKES, encoded by the coding sequence ATGAAATGGAGAGAAAATCGAATTAAGTCTGCGCAAAATGGTACAAATCCAATGTTGATAAAAGAGATGACAGGAGGCTTTTTAGTGTTTGGTGATGTTCAGTTTTTACCTGGATATTGTGTGTTATTACCAAAAAGAGAAGTAAATTCATTAAATAATTTGTCATTAGAAGAAAGAGAATCTTTTTTATTAGATATGTCGATAGTAGGAGATGCCTTGTTAAGTGTGTGTGGCGCTACTAGAGTAAACTACGATATTTTAGGTAATACAGATAACTATCTGCATGCTCATATTTTTCCTAGATACGATTGGGAAGAAGAGGAAAGACGTAAAATGCCTGTATGGTTGTATGATAAATCAAATTGGCGTAACCCAGACACAGCCTATCAAGAAGAAAAACATGGAGAAATTCGTTCAAGAATAAAAAACTATTTAGATAAAGAAAGCTAA
- a CDS encoding S66 family peptidase, with protein sequence MIKPRRLKRGDKIAVVSLSKGLLGEEFVEHNLILGKKRLEDCGLEVVFMPHALKGIDFVDKHPEKRAKDLIQAFEDDSIKGIICAIGGDDTYRTLPYLMENDKFKDLVKTKPKLFTGFSDSTTNHLMFYHLGLTTYYGMAFIPDLGEISDSMLSYTENYFSYYFEESPLYEVIKPSEIWYDERLDFSKKALGQQRISHVETKGYELLQGKSVFEGELLGGCIDSLYDMLTPFTNSDEPDVIERYGIFPDLTTWQGKILFIETSEVKESPETVEKMLGVLKDKGIFDVVNGVIFGKPQDEVFYEEYKQSLVKVIDNKELPVVCNVNFGHATPRCVLPYGVRVQADSEKQEIRLLESAFYEEEKQ encoded by the coding sequence ATGATTAAACCAAGACGATTAAAACGTGGAGATAAGATTGCAGTTGTCAGCTTATCAAAAGGATTACTGGGAGAAGAATTTGTTGAACATAATCTCATTTTAGGGAAAAAGAGATTGGAAGATTGTGGGTTAGAAGTTGTGTTTATGCCCCATGCTTTAAAAGGGATAGACTTTGTTGACAAACACCCAGAAAAAAGGGCAAAGGATTTGATTCAAGCTTTTGAAGATGACTCTATCAAAGGGATTATTTGTGCGATTGGAGGAGATGATACCTATCGAACGCTTCCTTATCTGATGGAGAATGATAAGTTTAAGGATTTAGTCAAAACTAAACCGAAATTATTCACTGGATTTTCTGATTCCACGACTAATCATTTGATGTTTTATCATCTTGGTTTAACAACTTATTATGGGATGGCTTTTATTCCTGATTTAGGTGAAATTAGTGATAGCATGTTGTCATATACTGAAAATTATTTTAGTTATTACTTTGAAGAGAGCCCACTGTATGAAGTGATAAAGCCAAGTGAAATTTGGTATGATGAACGACTAGACTTTTCTAAAAAAGCATTAGGGCAACAACGCATAAGCCATGTTGAGACAAAAGGCTATGAATTGCTACAAGGTAAGTCGGTATTTGAAGGAGAATTGTTAGGTGGTTGTATTGATAGTTTGTATGATATGTTAACACCATTTACAAATAGCGATGAACCAGACGTGATTGAACGATACGGTATTTTTCCAGATTTAACGACTTGGCAAGGAAAGATTTTATTTATTGAAACATCAGAAGTGAAAGAGTCACCAGAAACAGTTGAAAAAATGTTGGGAGTACTGAAAGACAAAGGTATATTTGATGTGGTGAATGGTGTTATTTTTGGTAAACCACAAGACGAAGTATTTTATGAAGAATACAAACAATCTTTAGTTAAAGTGATTGATAATAAAGAGTTGCCAGTAGTTTGCAATGTTAATTTTGGCCATGCTACGCCCAGATGTGTTTTGCCATATGGGGTTCGTGTACAAGCTGATAGCGAGAAACAAGAAATCAGATTGTTAGAGTCAGCATTTTATGAGGAGGAGAAACAATGA
- a CDS encoding DUF6681 family protein, whose product MDALLTLILSNITKFLNYLNINPRLQNKILTVVSVFPTLYILRIVKGYFQNGNYLRMILYLLIFIVLAYFIVLNFIYYFKNQKVKWDVTNLIENIVPEDATFDETVQTNSTTPKIQGKLLTLTLNNDSDQVIDTVVHELLEKNYITAKKLNDYAYELNSYTLIPFYKISKGKLLIGSSYKDLNEVASIKINDDADSLVPLGVFVNGGSYEKDGIIYKEPYTLELRVKDTDEAKNTTESENESVKKTRILGKRKKSQKN is encoded by the coding sequence ATGGATGCTTTACTAACTTTAATCTTGAGTAATATAACCAAATTCTTAAACTACTTAAATATCAACCCAAGGTTACAAAATAAGATTTTGACTGTTGTTAGTGTTTTTCCAACACTATATATCTTGCGTATTGTAAAAGGATACTTTCAAAACGGAAATTATCTCAGAATGATACTTTACCTACTGATTTTTATTGTTCTAGCTTACTTTATCGTTTTAAACTTTATTTATTATTTTAAAAATCAGAAAGTAAAATGGGATGTCACTAATTTAATTGAAAATATCGTACCGGAAGATGCGACATTTGATGAAACTGTGCAAACAAATTCAACCACTCCAAAAATTCAAGGAAAACTATTAACACTAACTTTAAATAATGATAGCGATCAAGTAATTGATACAGTTGTCCATGAATTATTGGAAAAAAACTATATCACAGCAAAAAAACTCAATGACTATGCTTACGAACTAAATAGCTATACTCTTATTCCTTTCTATAAAATTTCAAAAGGAAAATTGCTGATTGGAAGTAGCTACAAAGATTTAAATGAAGTGGCTAGTATCAAAATAAATGATGATGCTGATTCTTTAGTTCCTCTTGGTGTCTTTGTTAATGGTGGATCTTATGAAAAAGACGGAATTATTTATAAAGAACCTTATACATTAGAACTACGTGTCAAAGATACGGATGAAGCAAAAAACACTACAGAATCAGAAAACGAATCTGTTAAAAAAACACGCATACTCGGTAAACGAAAAAAAAGTCAGAAGAATTAA
- the dfrG gene encoding trimethoprim-resistant dihydrofolate reductase DfrG yields MKVSLIAAMDKNRVIGKENDIPWRIPKDWEYVKNTTKGHPIILGRKNLESIGRALPDRRNIILTRDKGFTFNGCEIVHSIEDVFELCKNEEEIFIFGGEQIYNLFFPYVEKMYITKIHHEFEGDTFFPEVNYEEWNEVFAQKGIKNDKNPYNYYFHVYERKNLLS; encoded by the coding sequence ATGAAAGTTTCTTTGATTGCTGCGATGGATAAGAATAGAGTGATTGGCAAAGAGAATGACATTCCTTGGAGGATTCCCAAGGACTGGGAATATGTTAAAAATACTACAAAGGGACATCCGATAATATTAGGTAGGAAGAACCTTGAATCAATCGGAAGAGCCTTACCTGACAGAAGAAATATTATTCTGACGAGAGATAAGGGGTTTACCTTTAATGGTTGTGAAATTGTTCATTCAATAGAAGATGTTTTTGAGTTATGTAAAAACGAAGAAGAAATTTTTATTTTCGGAGGAGAACAGATTTATAATTTGTTTTTCCCTTATGTTGAGAAAATGTACATCACAAAAATACATCATGAATTCGAAGGAGATACTTTTTTTCCAGAAGTGAATTATGAGGAATGGAATGAGGTATTTGCCCAAAAAGGGATAAAGAATGATAAAAATCCGTATAACTACTATTTTCATGTATATGAAAGAAAAAACTTATTGAGTTAA